From Candidatus Defluviilinea gracilis, a single genomic window includes:
- a CDS encoding recombinase family protein, protein MTKKAAIYARVSTDDQADKGYSLPSQLDGCRQYIEQLGYSIVAEFKEDNSGAIPVADRTQGKRLAEMVKFREVDAVVVHQVDRLSRDIVDLLATVRNWLRAGVEVYALDVGKIESELDIVLVIKGWQGSDERKKIRERSMRGKRAKARTGRVVGTRAPYGYDHIRDENGKVVNFKPFEEEAKIVQLIYQWYVYGDESGQRLSAGGIAKRLSEMRIPTPGETNSGYHRSRGSGMWHTYTVLSVIERETYAGIWRFGVRIGPTRNERPKEEWIEVEVPPLVDRETWEAAQELRGQNKRFSRRNKRHDYLLSGLIRCVCGRAMSGEYFSDHQYYTCTWRNNHHSHLEERTCWARSVRADAIEVDVWDSIIDLFSNLEKLEKQLRIAQQEELNALDPKLEELNAVEAMMIQTEADAVEIGQALKRATGLVAKSLEQNMAEVNQRYDALCKRQGALQTELSVTQLTDGAIQGVIEFAQDVFVGKENADVHVKRRNLEILKVQVVVDKGRFTIYSAAGEISGEIRKLPKATRWGGPGGGGVTNLRSPEPSPL, encoded by the coding sequence ATGACTAAAAAAGCAGCAATTTACGCTCGTGTTTCGACAGATGATCAAGCTGACAAAGGGTACAGTTTACCAAGCCAGTTGGATGGTTGTCGGCAGTATATCGAACAATTGGGGTACTCAATTGTGGCTGAGTTCAAGGAAGATAATAGTGGTGCCATTCCAGTTGCTGACCGCACACAGGGGAAGCGTCTGGCAGAAATGGTGAAGTTTCGTGAGGTGGATGCCGTGGTTGTGCATCAGGTGGATCGCTTGTCGCGTGACATCGTAGACTTGCTTGCCACAGTCCGAAACTGGCTTCGTGCGGGAGTTGAAGTATATGCTCTTGATGTTGGGAAGATCGAGAGCGAATTGGACATTGTTCTCGTCATTAAAGGATGGCAGGGGAGTGATGAACGAAAGAAAATCAGAGAACGCTCTATGCGGGGAAAAAGAGCAAAAGCACGTACCGGAAGGGTGGTAGGAACACGGGCACCTTACGGATATGATCATATTCGCGATGAGAATGGAAAGGTAGTGAATTTTAAGCCGTTTGAAGAAGAGGCAAAAATCGTACAATTGATCTATCAATGGTATGTTTATGGTGATGAATCTGGTCAGCGACTTTCAGCAGGTGGGATCGCCAAGAGATTGTCCGAAATGCGTATTCCGACCCCTGGCGAAACAAACTCTGGTTATCACCGTTCCCGTGGAAGCGGTATGTGGCACACTTATACAGTCCTTTCGGTGATTGAGCGTGAAACCTATGCCGGAATTTGGCGGTTTGGAGTCCGTATTGGTCCAACCCGCAATGAACGCCCAAAAGAGGAATGGATTGAAGTCGAGGTTCCGCCATTGGTAGATCGCGAAACTTGGGAAGCTGCGCAAGAATTAAGAGGACAGAACAAGCGTTTTTCGCGACGCAACAAGCGGCATGATTACCTGCTAAGTGGACTAATTCGTTGTGTCTGCGGAAGAGCGATGAGCGGTGAGTATTTTAGCGATCATCAGTATTACACATGTACTTGGCGGAATAATCATCATAGCCACCTGGAAGAAAGAACTTGTTGGGCACGTTCTGTTCGTGCCGACGCTATTGAGGTTGATGTTTGGGATAGCATCATTGACCTCTTCAGTAACCTCGAAAAATTAGAAAAGCAATTACGGATTGCCCAACAAGAGGAATTGAATGCGCTAGATCCAAAATTGGAGGAGTTGAACGCTGTAGAAGCAATGATGATTCAGACCGAAGCCGACGCTGTGGAGATTGGCCAGGCGCTAAAACGTGCGACTGGACTGGTAGCAAAAAGTTTAGAACAGAATATGGCAGAAGTAAATCAGAGATATGATGCTTTATGTAAGCGACAGGGTGCTTTACAGACAGAATTAAGCGTTACCCAGTTGACGGACGGCGCCATTCAGGGTGTGATTGAATTTGCTCAGGATGTTTTTGTAGGAAAAGAGAATGCCGACGTTCATGTCAAAAGGCGAAATCTCGAAATATTGAAGGTTCAGGTCGTAGTCGATAAAGGGAGATTTACAATTTATAGTGCCGCAGGGGAAATTTCCGGAGAGATCCGCAAACTACCAAAAGCTACGCGATGGGGCGGTCCCGGTGGTGGAGGTGTGACAAACTTGCGTTCACCAGAACCATCCCCTCTTTGA